A region from the Myxococcus stipitatus genome encodes:
- a CDS encoding carboxypeptidase regulatory-like domain-containing protein: MPLSSWNRVSWVLCWLLATVATASPASGSDTRTIEGVVVASTGPVANLEVRATHEDQSRAARTDARGHFVFRGLASEWWTLTASRGEDVAERSVAVVTEDERDVVVELGPPRVLKGLVRGADGAPLAGVQVKAGVYGVNAFGDTHEARTGADGRFELPMTGFSPVAVALEAPAHLPWRTVHEPASGVLEVTLRRSESLRGAIVDSEGRPVPRVGVHLKRYGQPGYPMSCVGAPAMSTRTDDRGRFAVTDLEPGRYTFLLDAREHHTLSGEVVVPGEEVRWVLPAGVDVTVRITAPKEAAVKHEFVRLAGPVDQPGVRPYGRKLRPAEQASVTFTNVVAGRYTLTLERLGDEEELYLKQRIDVGGQSATLDINPPRPFSLEGSLSDARGRPLRGHVLVDQSSPDDKNPGPPFWLSRQVPPGKFTLPHLPAGTLRIRASSKGYEDQTRSIELPLQAPLRFTLKRAPKVPEATSKARAMKTRLLTGKVETPDGRGLSGAELLCRETGDHSYNGERLCVGWVLPDGSIYLRTAPAEAFDLEVEHPDWPNTRRHVPKGATSVRIQVTPGLTLRGTVKDTRGRNLEAGQVHVEMNGAWHVGPIHPDGTYVLQVPPGQGTIKLFNTRSEAQPFSGTGGQSVQQDLVALELY, encoded by the coding sequence ATGCCCCTCTCGTCCTGGAACCGAGTCTCCTGGGTGCTGTGCTGGCTTCTCGCCACGGTGGCCACCGCGAGCCCGGCTTCGGGCTCCGACACCCGGACCATCGAGGGCGTGGTCGTGGCGAGCACGGGCCCGGTGGCGAACCTCGAGGTCCGGGCGACCCACGAGGACCAAAGCCGCGCCGCGCGGACGGACGCCCGAGGCCACTTCGTGTTCCGAGGGCTCGCCAGCGAGTGGTGGACGCTGACGGCCTCACGGGGAGAAGACGTGGCGGAGCGGTCCGTCGCGGTGGTGACCGAGGACGAACGGGACGTGGTCGTCGAGCTCGGTCCCCCTCGCGTGTTGAAGGGACTCGTACGAGGGGCCGACGGCGCGCCTCTCGCGGGAGTCCAGGTGAAGGCCGGCGTGTATGGCGTGAACGCCTTCGGTGACACCCACGAGGCACGCACCGGGGCGGATGGCCGGTTCGAGCTGCCGATGACGGGCTTCTCCCCCGTCGCTGTCGCGCTCGAGGCCCCCGCGCATCTGCCATGGAGGACCGTCCACGAGCCCGCCAGCGGGGTGCTGGAGGTGACGCTCCGACGCTCGGAGTCCCTGCGCGGCGCCATCGTCGACAGCGAAGGGCGACCGGTACCGCGCGTCGGCGTCCACCTCAAACGCTACGGACAACCGGGCTATCCCATGTCCTGCGTGGGTGCCCCCGCGATGTCCACCCGCACGGATGACAGGGGTCGCTTCGCGGTGACCGACCTCGAACCCGGCCGGTACACCTTCCTCCTGGACGCCCGGGAACATCACACCCTGAGCGGAGAGGTCGTCGTTCCTGGCGAGGAGGTCCGCTGGGTCCTCCCGGCGGGCGTGGACGTCACCGTCCGCATCACGGCGCCCAAGGAGGCGGCCGTGAAACACGAGTTCGTCCGCCTCGCAGGCCCTGTGGACCAACCCGGGGTGCGCCCGTACGGGAGGAAGCTCCGTCCGGCCGAGCAGGCCTCGGTCACGTTCACGAACGTCGTGGCGGGGCGCTACACCCTCACCCTGGAGCGCCTCGGCGACGAGGAGGAGCTGTACCTGAAGCAGCGGATCGACGTGGGCGGACAGTCGGCCACGCTCGACATCAACCCACCGAGGCCCTTCTCCCTGGAGGGGTCCCTGTCCGACGCACGAGGAAGGCCTCTCCGCGGGCATGTGCTCGTCGACCAGTCGAGCCCTGACGACAAGAACCCGGGGCCGCCGTTCTGGCTCTCGCGACAGGTTCCCCCGGGCAAGTTCACCCTCCCCCACCTTCCGGCGGGCACGCTGCGGATCCGTGCGTCGAGCAAGGGCTACGAGGACCAGACGCGCTCCATCGAACTCCCCCTGCAAGCCCCCCTGCGTTTCACGTTGAAGCGCGCTCCGAAGGTGCCCGAGGCCACCTCGAAGGCCCGCGCCATGAAGACCCGGCTCCTGACAGGGAAGGTCGAGACACCCGACGGACGAGGTCTCTCGGGAGCGGAGCTGCTCTGCCGCGAGACGGGCGATCATTCCTACAACGGCGAAAGGCTGTGTGTCGGATGGGTGCTCCCCGACGGGAGCATCTACCTGCGCACCGCTCCCGCGGAGGCCTTCGACCTGGAGGTCGAGCATCCGGATTGGCCGAACACGCGGCGCCATGTCCCGAAAGGGGCAACCAGCGTCCGGATCCAGGTCACGCCTGGACTCACCTTGAGGGGCACCGTGAAGGACACGCGAGGCCGGAACCTGGAGGCGGGTCAGGTCCACGTG
- a CDS encoding pyridoxine 5'-phosphate synthase codes for MGQRLGVNVDHVATLRQARRTTYPDPVTAAAMAELAGAQQITIHLREDRRHIQDRDLRILRETVQTLLNLEMAATAEMVKIAYEHKPDVVTLVPERREELTTEGGLEVAGQREHVAKIIKNLKDGEIAVSLFIDPDLDQVRAAHKVNADRIELHTGRYCEARNEKERARELARIVDAAKAGTKLGLGVAAGHGLNYDNVQAIARISEIDELNIGHSIVARAVLVGFDRAVREMLDLMRNPG; via the coding sequence ATGGGACAGCGACTGGGTGTCAACGTGGACCATGTGGCGACGCTGCGGCAGGCGCGGCGGACCACGTATCCGGATCCGGTGACGGCCGCCGCCATGGCGGAGCTGGCCGGCGCGCAGCAGATCACCATCCACCTGCGCGAGGACCGGCGTCACATCCAGGACCGTGACCTGCGAATCCTGCGGGAGACGGTGCAGACCCTGCTCAACCTGGAGATGGCCGCCACCGCGGAGATGGTGAAGATCGCCTACGAGCACAAGCCGGACGTCGTCACGCTGGTGCCCGAGCGCCGCGAGGAGCTCACCACCGAGGGTGGCCTGGAGGTCGCCGGCCAGCGCGAGCACGTCGCGAAGATCATCAAGAACCTCAAGGACGGGGAGATCGCCGTCTCGCTGTTCATCGACCCGGACCTGGACCAGGTGCGCGCGGCGCACAAGGTGAACGCGGACCGCATCGAGCTGCACACGGGCCGCTACTGCGAGGCGCGCAACGAGAAGGAGCGCGCGAGGGAGCTGGCGCGCATCGTCGACGCGGCCAAGGCCGGCACCAAGCTGGGCCTGGGCGTGGCCGCGGGCCACGGGCTCAACTACGACAACGTGCAGGCCATCGCCCGCATCTCGGAGATCGACGAGCTGAACATCGGCCACTCCATCGTCGCGCGCGCGGTGCTGGTGGGCTTCGACCGGGCGGTCCGGGAGATGCTCGACCTGATGCGCAACCCGGGGTAG
- the acpS gene encoding holo-ACP synthase, which translates to MGILGLGLDICSISRIQRIMDGPRAEAFLNRVYTEAERALCGQRHDAASAYAARFAAKEALVKALGAPPGIRWKDMEVRRDGGAPYFALSGVAREVMEARGLEAFLALTHDADVAAATVVLQKKES; encoded by the coding sequence ATGGGCATCCTCGGGCTGGGCCTGGACATCTGCTCCATCTCGCGCATCCAGCGCATCATGGACGGGCCGCGCGCCGAGGCCTTCCTGAACCGCGTCTACACGGAGGCGGAGCGTGCCCTGTGTGGCCAGCGCCATGACGCCGCCAGCGCCTACGCCGCGCGCTTCGCCGCCAAGGAGGCGTTGGTGAAGGCGTTGGGCGCGCCCCCCGGCATCCGGTGGAAGGACATGGAGGTGCGGCGCGACGGTGGCGCGCCGTACTTCGCGTTGTCCGGCGTGGCGCGGGAGGTGATGGAGGCCCGAGGGCTGGAGGCCTTCCTCGCGCTGACCCATGACGCCGACGTGGCCGCCGCCACGGTGGTGCTCCAGAAGAAGGAGAGCTGA
- a CDS encoding NAD(P)H-hydrate dehydratase — protein sequence MLRVLTAAQMRQAEQAAEQRHGMPSSLLMENAGRGMADVARGLAGPSGRFVVLCGPGNNGGDGLVAARFLQAAGAIVHVVLVGDSAKLTPEARRNLEALKGFGVVPRSLEAVGEPGTGDVVVDALFGTGLSRAPAGAFAEAISALLRWRGAGAKVVAADVPSGLQSDTGQAFAPCAQADVTVAFGFLKPGQVLEPGASLCGHVRRVDIGMGGAASREVTGPSLLRVEESDARGALPVRKADTHKGTYGHVLVVAGSRGKTGAAALVSKAALRSGAGLVTVATRSDVLDAVQAHSAEIMGIPLEAAGPLGLGDLEALLAAAEGKDALVMGPGIPRGPGTGALIGELVSRLEMPVVLDADALNAVAEDLSVLRRAKGPIVLTPHPGEMSRLVGRSTREVQSHRLEVVGRLATGLGVTVVLKGDRTLTAAPDGRVFVNTTGNPGMATGGSGDVLSGVVGALLAQALPLPDAAWAGVYAHGLAGDLAAARRGQLGLVAGDLIEQGLCEVWVRWGR from the coding sequence ATGCTGCGAGTCCTCACCGCCGCCCAGATGCGTCAGGCCGAACAGGCCGCGGAGCAACGTCACGGCATGCCCTCGTCGCTGCTGATGGAGAACGCGGGGCGGGGGATGGCGGACGTGGCGCGAGGACTGGCGGGGCCCTCGGGACGCTTCGTCGTCCTGTGCGGTCCCGGCAACAACGGCGGGGATGGGCTCGTCGCGGCCCGCTTCCTCCAGGCGGCGGGCGCGATCGTCCACGTGGTGCTGGTGGGCGACAGCGCGAAGCTGACGCCCGAGGCGCGGCGCAACCTGGAGGCGCTGAAGGGCTTCGGGGTCGTGCCCCGGTCCCTGGAGGCGGTGGGCGAGCCGGGCACGGGCGACGTGGTGGTGGACGCGCTGTTCGGCACGGGGTTGAGCCGGGCGCCGGCGGGGGCCTTCGCGGAGGCCATCTCCGCCCTCCTCCGCTGGCGTGGCGCGGGGGCGAAGGTGGTGGCGGCGGACGTGCCGTCCGGCCTCCAGAGCGACACCGGTCAGGCCTTCGCGCCGTGCGCGCAAGCGGACGTCACCGTGGCGTTCGGCTTCCTCAAGCCGGGGCAGGTGCTGGAGCCCGGGGCCTCGCTCTGCGGGCACGTGCGGCGGGTGGATATCGGCATGGGGGGCGCGGCGTCGCGCGAGGTGACGGGCCCGTCGCTGCTGCGCGTGGAGGAGTCCGACGCGCGCGGCGCGCTGCCCGTGCGCAAGGCGGACACGCACAAGGGCACCTACGGACACGTGCTCGTCGTGGCCGGCAGCCGGGGCAAGACGGGCGCCGCGGCGCTGGTGTCGAAGGCGGCGCTGCGCTCCGGCGCGGGCCTGGTCACCGTGGCCACGCGCTCGGATGTCCTGGACGCCGTGCAGGCGCACTCGGCGGAGATCATGGGCATCCCCCTGGAGGCGGCCGGGCCGCTCGGGCTGGGAGACCTGGAGGCGCTGCTGGCCGCCGCCGAGGGCAAGGACGCGCTCGTCATGGGACCGGGAATCCCGCGCGGCCCGGGGACGGGGGCGCTCATCGGTGAGCTCGTCTCGCGATTGGAGATGCCGGTCGTGCTGGACGCGGACGCGCTCAACGCCGTGGCGGAGGACCTGTCCGTGCTGCGGCGGGCGAAGGGGCCCATCGTCCTGACGCCGCATCCGGGGGAGATGTCCCGACTGGTGGGCAGGTCGACCCGGGAGGTCCAGTCCCATCGCCTGGAGGTCGTGGGTCGACTCGCGACGGGGCTCGGCGTGACGGTGGTGCTCAAGGGCGACCGGACGCTGACGGCGGCCCCGGATGGCCGGGTGTTCGTCAACACCACGGGCAATCCCGGCATGGCGACGGGGGGCTCCGGGGACGTGCTGTCCGGCGTGGTGGGGGCGCTGCTCGCGCAGGCGCTGCCGCTGCCGGACGCGGCCTGGGCGGGCGTGTACGCGCACGGGCTCGCGGGAGACCTGGCCGCCGCGCGGCGGGGACAGCTGGGGCTGGTGGCGGGAGACTTGATCGAACAGGGCCTCTGCGAGGTCTGGGTGAGGTGGGGGCGATGA
- the tsaE gene encoding tRNA (adenosine(37)-N6)-threonylcarbamoyltransferase complex ATPase subunit type 1 TsaE, translating into MSAVEVVTRTVQLESPDETHRLGVRLGGLLESGDFVGLVGDLGAGKTHLVRGVAEGARVPRSEVASPTFAIVYPYSGRIPLYHADLYRLTGYDDLYATGFMDLVGGEGAVLVEWLDRVPEAAPREYLRVTLSHAGGEARRLVAEAFGARPSALLAAWLP; encoded by the coding sequence ATGAGCGCCGTGGAGGTCGTGACGCGGACCGTGCAACTGGAGTCTCCCGACGAGACACACCGGTTGGGGGTGCGCCTGGGCGGCTTGCTGGAGTCGGGTGACTTCGTGGGCCTCGTCGGCGACCTGGGCGCGGGCAAGACGCACCTGGTGCGGGGCGTGGCCGAGGGCGCGCGCGTCCCGCGGTCGGAGGTGGCCAGCCCCACGTTCGCCATCGTGTATCCCTATTCGGGGCGGATCCCGCTGTACCACGCCGACCTGTACCGGCTGACGGGCTACGACGACCTCTACGCCACCGGCTTCATGGACCTGGTGGGAGGGGAGGGCGCGGTGCTGGTGGAGTGGCTGGACCGCGTCCCGGAGGCCGCGCCTCGGGAGTACCTGCGCGTGACGCTCAGCCACGCGGGGGGCGAGGCCCGTCGGCTCGTCGCGGAGGCGTTCGGAGCGCGTCCCAGCGCGCTCCTGGCGGCGTGGCTTCCATAG
- a CDS encoding class II glutamine amidotransferase yields the protein MCRLFGFRSSIPSAVHPSLVTEKNSLLIQSREHKDGWGIAAYGVEAAPVVAHGVGPAHSDPDFERVSSRVSSHTVVAHIRLASVGAVELRNSHPFLHGRWSFVHNGTIRDFAQHRPAIEALICPTLRAGIRGTTDSERCFYVFLTRLAAVHPIGGPAPVEGVARALAETMSLVSAITDVGESNKPRSAMNFLVTDGEVMVASRRNRTLFVSAGCPRATPGVLPQVGTRLEQLMVASESLCGSPSWVAVEEEDVIGVDAGLVFHRWRVPELSNRLPPYTPGSPRHAA from the coding sequence ATGTGCCGACTATTTGGATTTCGTTCGTCGATTCCCTCCGCGGTCCATCCTTCGTTGGTGACGGAGAAGAACTCGCTGCTCATCCAGTCGCGCGAGCACAAGGATGGGTGGGGAATCGCGGCCTATGGAGTGGAAGCCGCGCCTGTCGTGGCCCATGGTGTGGGCCCCGCGCACAGCGACCCTGACTTCGAGCGGGTCAGCAGCCGGGTGTCGTCTCACACGGTGGTGGCGCACATCCGCCTGGCCTCGGTGGGCGCGGTGGAGCTGCGCAACTCGCACCCGTTCCTGCACGGTCGCTGGTCCTTCGTGCACAACGGCACCATCCGCGACTTCGCGCAGCACCGCCCGGCCATCGAAGCGCTCATCTGTCCCACGCTGCGCGCGGGCATCCGCGGCACCACCGACAGCGAGCGCTGCTTCTACGTCTTCCTCACCCGGCTGGCGGCCGTGCACCCGATTGGCGGCCCGGCGCCCGTGGAGGGCGTCGCCCGGGCGCTCGCCGAGACGATGAGCCTGGTCTCCGCCATCACCGACGTGGGTGAGTCGAACAAGCCGCGCTCGGCGATGAACTTCCTCGTCACGGATGGCGAGGTGATGGTGGCCTCGCGGCGCAACCGCACCCTCTTCGTGTCCGCGGGTTGCCCCCGCGCCACGCCCGGCGTGCTGCCCCAGGTGGGCACGCGGCTCGAGCAGCTCATGGTCGCCAGCGAGTCGCTGTGCGGCAGCCCGTCGTGGGTCGCCGTGGAGGAGGAGGACGTCATCGGCGTGGACGCCGGCCTCGTCTTCCATCGCTGGCGCGTGCCGGAGCTCTCCAACCGCCTGCCGCCGTACACGCCTGGGTCGCCGCGCCACGCGGCCTGA